GGGATTCGGTTTGATCTGTACCGCGTTCGATCGCCTTTACTAACGGTATCTCGGTTGATTTCTTTTCCTGCGGGTACTAAGATGCTTCAATCCCCCGCGTTCCCTGTCACTACTGACAATTCCGAAGAATAGGAAGTCCCATTAGGTGATCGTCGGATCATAGGCTTCTTGCACCTTCCCGACGCTTATCGCAGCTTGACACGACCTTCATCAGCACTCTAGCCGAACCATCCCCCATACGGCGTAGCACGCCGCTGGCGTATGATCTAGCACACGTCCAGGTTACGTATGATCGGTTGTCATCAGCCTTTTAATCCGCCCTCATCTTCCATAGCGGAGGCCTCGACCTCTTCCCCGGTAGAAATTCTCTTTTCTCCGAGTGCATGTTTTAGAGGCTGGATTGTTACGTCCAGCATCTGCGAAGTCCCTCTATATCTGGGTTATATTTATACCTTAGGTTAGAGGGAAATCATGCCTGATTTTACAGACATCGAATCACTTGCTCACAGCGGGATTCGACTTTTCTCCCCATCATTGATTACTATATAACACTTGAGGTCTGGATACACGATGCTGGCTAATCCTCCGGCACCGCCTTATAAAGCACCTCTGCAGGCATACTGAAAATACCCGGAAAGCAGGGTCCCCTTATCAGAGATCGACGGCCTTTCCGTCGGACCCGAGGATCTTCGTGAATCCGTCCCGGCGGAGCTGCTCCTTCGCCCACTCCACCGTCCTTCCGAGTCCGTTCTCCGAGACCTCGTTCACATCCTTCGGACTGCCCGCATACTCGGCCATCGCCCACCCGAAGCCTCCGTAGAATCCGCCGTATCCACCTAGACCGGAAATACTGCGGGAAGTGGAGGAAAGAAGAAGTGCGGAGCGGATCTGCTGCAGCCTGCGGTGAGATATCTCGCCCATGTCTTTCATCGGGGTTCCGTCCACCACTTCGCGTGCGGATGCCGAACAGCAGGCACACCCGCGACCGAGTGCATCATAGAAGGCACGTGCGATCTCCTCCGGAGTATGTTCGGGACCGATGGGTTCCACGCCTGTGAAGAGCGGGATCTCCGCGGTCTTCAGATTCTCCTGGGTCCTGAAACGGTCCAGAGGTTCCATCATATTGACGATACCCTCGCCAAGACGTATGGCGTGATAGGCGCCGTCGACCCCTGCCTCCTTCAGACGTGCCGCCTCCCCGAAGGATAGGTCGCCCGTGTTGGTGAAGATCTTCACGGAAGGAGGGAGTAAGGACCTGGCCAGTTCCACCCTTTCCAGGAAGAGCCTGAAATCGAAATCGGCTATGGACATTAGGGATACCGCGGATACTGCTCCGTCAGCGAGAACACGCCGAAGATAGGTGGATAGTTCGCTGGCACTCATCTCATACTGTTCCATCAGACGGGATGAAGCACGGAATACGCAGAACTCACAGTCCGCATAGCAGGGTCCGGTGATGATACCGATCTGAACAGCGATCCTGCCGACCCCTCCGGATACATCGAGGGCAAAATCGGAAGCGGCACGGATGACGCGATCCGCCTCAGGAGAATCCTCAGGGAAAGAAAGCATCCGGATGCAATCCTCGATAGGGATATCCCTGCGATTGATTGAATCGGAGATGATCGAATCAAGTGTGCGCATAGTATCCCCTTTGAAAGGAATGTGAAAAAATGGAGAAGGGCGTTCGATGCTACGTTTAGTGCGTGATAAGCTGCCAAGGAACTGAAGGGAAAACAACTTACGTGTTTTCCTTGCAATTATTTCGCTTTTATATGTGTGAGGGTGGGCTCGAGGCCCACCCTGCGTAGGAGGTGATCCATCTGCAGGTTCCCCTACAGATACCTTGTTACGACTTAACCTCCCTTGCTGAATCTCAGTTCGAATACCCCAATTAAAGGTAACCTCACTGAAACCCGACTCGGGTGGTTTGACGGGCGGTGTGTGCAAGGAGCAGGGGCATATTCACCGCGAGTTGTTGATTCGCGATTACTACGGAATCCAGCTTCGTGAGGGTGAGTTACAACCCTCAGTCCGAACTACGGACGGGTTTCGAGATTGCCTCCACCTTTCGGTGTAGGGACCCATTGTCCCGCCCTTTGTAGCGCGCGTGTAGCCCAAGAGATTCAGGGCATACTGACCTACCGTTGACCTCTCCTTCCTCTGACTTAGCGCCAGCGGTCCCGATAATGTGCCTCGTCTGCGGACAGACGAGTAGCAATTATAAGTGAGGGTCTTGTTCGTTATCTCACTTAAGAGAACGCTTTACAGTACGAACTGACGATGGCCATGCACCACTTCTCCAAGAATCAAGCAAAGTCATTAGCCTGGCTTTCATGTGATGGTCTCCCTTGGTGAGTTTTCCGGTGTTGAATCCAATTAAACCGCACGCTCCTCCCGTTGCGGTGCTCCCCCGCCAATTCCTTTAAGTTTCATCCTTGCGGACGTACTCCCCAAGTAGCAGACTTAACAACTTCTCTCGGGCACTGGGTGCCCCCGTAGGGCCTCCAACACCTAGTCTGCAGCGTTTACACCCTAGACTACCGGGGTATCTAATCCCGTTTGCGACCTAGGGCTTCGTCCCTCACCGTCGGATTCGTTCTAGTATGACGCCTTCGCCACCGGTGGTCCTCCAAGGATTACAGGATTTTACCCCTACCCCTGAAGTACCTCATACCTCTCCCGATCCCAAGCCTGACAGTCTCCCCGGAATTCGGATGGTTAAGCCACCCGATTTACCCAGGGATTTATCAGACCGGCTACGAACGTTTTAGACTCAATAAAATCGACCACCACTCGGGCTGCGGGTATTACCGCGGCGGCTGGCACCCGTCTTACCCAGCCCTTATTCCCCTAGTTATCTACGCTAAGGAAAAGCTAGCACAAATGTGCTAGCACTAGGAATTCCCTCATCGGGCTTTCGCCCATTGTGAAGTTTTCGCGACTGCTGCGCCCCGTAGGGCCTGGATTCGTGTCTCAGAATCCAACTCTGGGCTCCCTCTCTCAAGGCCCATACCCGTAATTGGCTAGGGGGTACGTTACACCCACTACTACCTGATAGGCCGCAGACCGATCCTAAAGCGCCGGAACTTTGAACCATAAGTCATTCCAGATCTCATGGTCTATGGAGAATTATCCTCAGTTTCCCGAGATTATGCTCCACTTTAGGGTACGTTGTCCACGTGTTACTGAGCAGTCCGCCGAGATTGCTCTCTAGACTCGCATGTCTTAATCGAATTCCTATAGCGGTGGCCGCCGGCAGGATCAACCGGAGTCAAATCTTATTGACTGTGATATGTCTTCAAGATGTAATGAAACTTTGAAACTGGCAGTTTACCACGTTTCACCTTATGTCCCGTGACGGCACACTCTGTTCGAATGTCCGTATTTCACGAGACATTCGTAGCATCGAACGTCAGAGCACAAGAGTTCACGTTGTCCGGTTGGTCACCGGCGGGGATCTTGGCTCTCCATATTCGCCATGCACCTGTTGGCGCATCGCGGCTTGACTGACTATATCCAAGTCCTATATATAGTTATGCGACTCGGGAAAAACAAGGGCCAGCACCGCGCATACCCTGCGCGATTCATCCCCCTATAATCATATTATACATGGTGAAAAAGGGTCCGGCCCGAAGGCCGGTAAATGGTTTGTTGATCCTAACTTCAGGCGAACAGCACTGCAGCTGCGTCAGCGCAGGGGCCGAGGATGAGGTCGGGGTAGACTCCGAGCACGACAACGAAGACGACGCAGACGACGATGGCGACGAGGAAGGTCTTGGGGACCTTGATCTTGGCATCGCAGCCCTTGTTGGGCCTCTCGATGTACATGGCCTTGATGACCCTGACGTAGTAGTACAGGGAGATGGCGGAGTTCAGGATGGCAACGAATGCCAGCCAGACCCATCCGGATACGGCTCCGGCTCCACCGTCGTAGATGGCTCCGGAGAAGAGGACGAACTTGGAGGTGAATCCTGCGAGAGGAGGCACTCCTGCAAGAGAGAACAGGAAGACCATCATGGCGAATGCCAGGAAGGGTGCCCTCTTTGCGAGTCCGTTGTAGTCAGTGATCTTCTCGCCGACTCCGGCACAGATGAGTGCTCCGACGATGAGGAAGGCTCCTCCCTTCATGAACACGTGGGTGAACATGTGGAAGAGACCTCCGGTCACGGCGTACTGGCTCATGACTGCCATTGCGATCAGGATGTAACCAGCCTGTGCGATGGAGGAGTATGCAAGCATCCTCTTGATGTTGTTCTGGGCGATGGCGACAACGTTTCCGATGGTCATCGAAATCGCTGCGATGATCGCGAAGAGGTACTGCATGGGCTCGATGGAGACGGTGGCCTGTGCAGCGACGAACATCACGAGGAAGATCTTGAAGAACACGACGAGACCCATCTTCTTGGAACCGGTGGCGAGGAAGGTGGAGACAGGGGTGGCTGCTCCCTCGTAGACATCGGGTGCCCACATGTGGAAGGGAGCTGCTGCGATCTTGAATCCGTATCCTGCGACCATGGTGATGATTCCGATGACGAAGGCCCAGGTGTATCCGCTGGCTGCCAGAGCGGGTCCGAGAGCGGCAAGCTTGAGGGTGCCGAGGGATCCGTAGATCATAGAGATACCGTAGATCGTGAGTGCGGTGGACAGTCCTCCGATGATGACATACTTGACTCCGGCCTCTGCGGCGCGGGGGTCCTTCCTCTTCAGGGTCACGAGTGCATAGGAGCTGATACTGACTGCCTCGACACCGACGAAGATACCGATGAGGTCGGTGGCGCAAGCCACGAACATCATGCCGGTGGTGGCGATGAGGAGGAGAGCGTTGTAGGCTCCGAAGTGCAGCTTGGTGACTTCCCTGCTGGATCCG
The sequence above is a segment of the methanogenic archaeon ISO4-H5 genome. Coding sequences within it:
- a CDS encoding radical SAM domain protein: MRTLDSIISDSINRRDIPIEDCIRMLSFPEDSPEADRVIRAASDFALDVSGGVGRIAVQIGIITGPCYADCEFCVFRASSRLMEQYEMSASELSTYLRRVLADGAVSAVSLMSIADFDFRLFLERVELARSLLPPSVKIFTNTGDLSFGEAARLKEAGVDGAYHAIRLGEGIVNMMEPLDRFRTQENLKTAEIPLFTGVEPIGPEHTPEEIARAFYDALGRGCACCSASAREVVDGTPMKDMGEISHRRLQQIRSALLLSSTSRSISGLGGYGGFYGGFGWAMAEYAGSPKDVNEVSENGLGRTVEWAKEQLRRDGFTKILGSDGKAVDL
- a CDS encoding F420H2 dehydrogenase subunit N FpoN — protein: MDATFITDIFQHYTAIVPMLIMIIGALISPAVYMASKKTSVSTAVSCVIILISMILNLIMLTADNGLAGFNEFGQAGDAFFGLFVYNKFSGLMILLFQIVALITVFVSGSSREVTKLHFGAYNALLLIATTGMMFVACATDLIGIFVGVEAVSISSYALVTLKRKDPRAAEAGVKYVIIGGLSTALTIYGISMIYGSLGTLKLAALGPALAASGYTWAFVIGIITMVAGYGFKIAAAPFHMWAPDVYEGAATPVSTFLATGSKKMGLVVFFKIFLVMFVAAQATVSIEPMQYLFAIIAAISMTIGNVVAIAQNNIKRMLAYSSIAQAGYILIAMAVMSQYAVTGGLFHMFTHVFMKGGAFLIVGALICAGVGEKITDYNGLAKRAPFLAFAMMVFLFSLAGVPPLAGFTSKFVLFSGAIYDGGAGAVSGWVWLAFVAILNSAISLYYYVRVIKAMYIERPNKGCDAKIKVPKTFLVAIVVCVVFVVVLGVYPDLILGPCADAAAVLFA